Proteins encoded within one genomic window of Clostridia bacterium:
- a CDS encoding ZIP family metal transporter, with product MWLNVAIGLLIPLLGTTLGAACVFFLKNEMSERLSGALSGFAGGIMVSASFFSLILPALDLSKESYGKLSFIPVGLGFLAGMLFLLALDLLIPHVHLDKSEEGPKTGLKKTTKLFLAVTLHNLPEGMVVGIVFAGWMHGNTSITLASALVLSVGIALQNFPEGAVVSMPMRAEGMPKGKTFVYGMLSGVIEPIGALMTAFAASLFLPIMPYLLAFAAGAMFYVVVEELVPEMSGGRHYNTGTICFAVGFVVMLALDIAFG from the coding sequence ATGTGGTTAAACGTCGCGATAGGTCTGCTGATCCCGCTCCTCGGGACGACGCTCGGCGCCGCCTGCGTCTTTTTCCTGAAAAACGAGATGAGCGAACGCCTCAGCGGGGCGCTCTCCGGCTTCGCCGGCGGGATAATGGTCTCGGCGTCCTTCTTCAGTCTGATACTCCCCGCGCTCGACCTTTCAAAGGAGAGCTACGGCAAGCTTTCGTTCATCCCCGTCGGGCTGGGCTTCCTCGCGGGAATGCTCTTCCTGCTCGCGCTCGATCTGCTTATCCCGCACGTCCACCTCGACAAGAGCGAGGAGGGCCCTAAGACGGGGTTGAAGAAGACGACGAAGCTCTTTCTCGCGGTCACGCTGCACAATCTGCCCGAGGGAATGGTCGTAGGCATCGTCTTCGCCGGCTGGATGCACGGCAACACCTCCATCACGCTCGCGAGCGCGCTCGTGCTTTCGGTAGGCATAGCGCTGCAGAACTTCCCCGAGGGCGCGGTCGTTTCGATGCCGATGCGCGCGGAGGGCATGCCGAAGGGCAAGACCTTCGTATACGGGATGCTTTCGGGCGTAATCGAACCGATAGGCGCGCTGATGACCGCCTTCGCGGCGTCGCTCTTCCTGCCGATAATGCCCTATCTGCTCGCCTTCGCCGCCGGCGCGATGTTCTACGTCGTCGTCGAGGAGCTGGTGCCGGAAATGTCCGGCGGCAGGCACTACAACACCGGCACGATCTGCTTCGCGGTCGGCTTCGTGGTAATGCTCGCACTCGATATCGCGTTCGGGTGA